The genomic stretch GACCAGGAACGAGCCGCGCGCCATGACGTCGTGCTGCAGGTCCCAGTCCGCGAGGGTGGTCTCCAGCAGCGCGCGCGACAACGACAGGCCGGCGTTGTTGACGACCAGGTCCACGCCGCCGAAGGCCAGCACGCCCGCGCGTACCGCGGCGACGACCTGATCCTCGGAGGTGACGTCCACGCCGACGGCCACGGCCACGTCGGACACGCGGTACGCGGCGGCGCCGATCTCGGCGGCCACCTTCTCGGCGGCGCCCAGGTCGCGGTCGGCGATCACCACGCAGGCGCCCTCGGCCGCCAGGCGGCGGGCGGTGGCCGCGCCGATGCCCGAGCCGCCGCCGGTGATCAGCGCCACGCGCGTGGCCAGCGGCTTGGGCTTGGGCATGCGGCGGAGCTTGGCCTCCTCCAGCTCCCAGTACTCGATGCGGAACTTCTCCGACTCGGGGATGGGCGCGTAGGTGGAGACGGACTCGGCGCCGCGCATGACGTTGATGGCGTTGACGTAGAACTCGCCGGCCACCCGGGCGGTCTGCTTGTCCTTGCCGAAGGAGAACATGCCGACGCCCGGCACCAGCACGATCGCCGGGTCCGCGCCGCGCATCGGCGGCGAGTCCGGGGTGGCGTGCCGGTCGTAGTAGGCGGTGTACTCCTCGCGGTAGGCGGCGTGCAGCTCGCGCAGCCGCTCGACCGCCTGCTCCAGCGGCGCGTCCGGCGGCAGGTCGAGCACCAGCGGCGCGACCTTCGTGCGCAGGAAGTGGTCCGGGCAGGACGTGCCCAGCGCGGCCAGCCTCGGGTGCTCGGCGCAGGAGACGAAGTCCAGCACCTCAGGCGTGTCGGTGTAGTGGCCGACCGTGCGCACGTCGGTGGAGGCCAGGCCGCGGATGACCGGGAACAGCGCGGCCGCGCGGGCGTGCCGCTCGGCCTCGGCCAGCGTGTCGTAGACGACCGAGCCGAACGGGTCTGGGCGGCCGTGCTCGGCCAGGTACGCCTCCGCGGTGCGGATGATCTCCAGCGAGCGGGACTCGCACTCCTCGGACGTGGCGCCCCAGGCGGTGATGCCGTGGCCGCCGAGGATGCAGCCGATCGCCTGCGGGTTGGCGTCCTTGATCGCGGCGATGTCCAGGCCGAGCTGGAAGCCGGGACGCCGCCACGGCACCCACACCACCCGGTCGCCGAAGATGCGCCTGGTCAGCTCCTCGCCGTCGGCGGCGGTGGCGATGGCGATGCCCGCGTCGGGGTGCAGGTGGTCGACGTGACCCGCCTCGACCAGGCCGTGCATGGCCGTGTCGATCGACGGCGCGGCCCCGCCCTTGCCGTGCAGGCAGTAGTCGAACGCGGCGACCATCTCGTCCTCGCGCTCGACGCCGGGGTAGACGCCCTTGAGCGCGCGCAGCCGGTCCAGGCGCAGCACGGCCAGGCCGGATGCCTTGAGCGTGCCCAGGTCGCCGCCGGAGCCCTTGACCCAGAGCAGCTCGACGTCCTCGCCGGTCACCGGGTCGGGCTCGCTGCCCTTGGCCGAGGTGTTGCCGCCGGCGAAGTTGGTGTTGCGCGGGTCGGCTCCCAGGCGGTGCGAGCGTTCCAGCAGTTCGTTGATGACATCCATGGTGCTTCAGGCCCCCCAGCCGGCCTGCGTGCCGCCGACGCGCTCGGCGGCGATCTTCTCGAAATATCCGGACTTGGCGTACGCGGCCATCGGGTCGGGCGCGAGGCCCATCTCGTCCCGCAGCTCGGCGAGCAGCGGCCGCACGTCGGTGTTGTAGGCGTCCATGAAGACGGCGTTGGCGCCGAGCACGTCGCCCTCGGCCTGCGCGGCGGCCAGCGCGTCCCGGTCGACCAGCAGCGCCTTGGCGGTGGCCTCCTGAACGTTCATGACCGAGCGGATCTGGCCGGGGATCTTGGGCTCGAGGTTGTGGCACTGGTCGAGCATGAACGCCACATTGGCCGCGGGGTCGAACCCGCCGCCGCGCAGCACCTCGAACATGATGCGGAACAGCTGGAACGGGTCCGCCGCCCCCACCATGAGGTCGTCGTCGGCGTAGAAGCGGGAGTTGAAGTCGAAGCCGCCGAGCTTGCCCTCGCGCAGCAGGAACGCCACGATGAACTCGATGTTGGTGCCCGGCGCGTGGTGCCCGGTGTCCACGACCACCTGGGCCTTGGGGCCGAGCTTGACGCAGTGCGCGTAGGCGGTGCCCCAGTCGGGCACGTCGGTGGCGTAGAAGGCGGGCTCGAACAGCTTGTACTCCAGCAGGAAACGCTGGCCCTCGCCCAGGCGCTCGTACACCTCGGCCAGGGACTCGGCCAGCCGGTCCTGGCGGGCGCGGATGTCGTCCTGGCCCGGGTAGTTGATGCCGTCGGAGAACCACAGCTTGAGCGTGTCCGAGCCGGTGGCGTCCATGATGTCCACGCACTCGAGCAGGTGGTCGGTGGCCTTGCGGCGGATCCGCGCGGACGGGTTGGTGACGCTGCCGAGCTTGTAGTCGTCGTCCTGGAAGACGTTGGAGTTGATCGCTCCGATGCCGACGCCCAGGTCCTTGGCGTGCCGGGCCAGGTCGGCGTAGTCGTCCACCTTGTCCCACGGGATGTGCAGCGCGACCGTGGGCGCGATCCCCGTGTAGGCGTGCACCTGGGCGGCGTCGGCGAGCTTCTCGTACGGGTCGCGCGGCACGCCCTGCTGCGCGAAGACCTTGAACCTCGTGCCGCTGTTGCCGTACGCCCAGGACGGCGTCTCGATGTGCTGCGCGCGTAGCGCGGCCTTGATGTCAGTCATGACTCCCCGATCAATCCAGGTGGAACACTTCGGTCAGCGGCGCCATGCCCTCGTCGGGGCGGCCGTCCAGGTCCTCGAAGAAGGGCGCCATCTCGGCCTGCCAGCGGGCGTTGACCTCCGTCTCGGCCATGGCCTTCTTGGCGGCCTCGAAGTCCTCGGTCTCCAGGTAGCCCACGAGCAGCCCGTCGTCCCTGAGGAAGAGCGAGTAGTTGTGCCAGCCGGTGCGCGACAGCGCCTCTCGCATCTCCGGCCAGACGTTCTGGTGGCGTTCCCGGTACTCCGCCAGCCGCTCTGGGCGGACTTTCAGGAGGAAGCAGACGCGTTGCACTGGCACTCCCTTCAAAACGTTTTAATGCGTCGTGTCAGGAAACTATGAT from Nonomuraea polychroma encodes the following:
- a CDS encoding bifunctional aldolase/short-chain dehydrogenase, yielding MDVINELLERSHRLGADPRNTNFAGGNTSAKGSEPDPVTGEDVELLWVKGSGGDLGTLKASGLAVLRLDRLRALKGVYPGVEREDEMVAAFDYCLHGKGGAAPSIDTAMHGLVEAGHVDHLHPDAGIAIATAADGEELTRRIFGDRVVWVPWRRPGFQLGLDIAAIKDANPQAIGCILGGHGITAWGATSEECESRSLEIIRTAEAYLAEHGRPDPFGSVVYDTLAEAERHARAAALFPVIRGLASTDVRTVGHYTDTPEVLDFVSCAEHPRLAALGTSCPDHFLRTKVAPLVLDLPPDAPLEQAVERLRELHAAYREEYTAYYDRHATPDSPPMRGADPAIVLVPGVGMFSFGKDKQTARVAGEFYVNAINVMRGAESVSTYAPIPESEKFRIEYWELEEAKLRRMPKPKPLATRVALITGGGSGIGAATARRLAAEGACVVIADRDLGAAEKVAAEIGAAAYRVSDVAVAVGVDVTSEDQVVAAVRAGVLAFGGVDLVVNNAGLSLSRALLETTLADWDLQHDVMARGSFLVSRETARVMIDQSMGGDIIYISSKNAVFAGPNNVAYGAAKADQAHQVRLLAAELGAHGVRVNGVNPDGVVRGSGIFASGWGANRAKVYGVEEEKLGEFYAQRTLLKREVLPEHVAAAVFALTGGDLTHTTGLHIPVDAGVAAAFLR
- a CDS encoding L-rhamnose mutarotase, giving the protein MQRVCFLLKVRPERLAEYRERHQNVWPEMREALSRTGWHNYSLFLRDDGLLVGYLETEDFEAAKKAMAETEVNARWQAEMAPFFEDLDGRPDEGMAPLTEVFHLD
- the rhaI gene encoding L-rhamnose isomerase yields the protein MTDIKAALRAQHIETPSWAYGNSGTRFKVFAQQGVPRDPYEKLADAAQVHAYTGIAPTVALHIPWDKVDDYADLARHAKDLGVGIGAINSNVFQDDDYKLGSVTNPSARIRRKATDHLLECVDIMDATGSDTLKLWFSDGINYPGQDDIRARQDRLAESLAEVYERLGEGQRFLLEYKLFEPAFYATDVPDWGTAYAHCVKLGPKAQVVVDTGHHAPGTNIEFIVAFLLREGKLGGFDFNSRFYADDDLMVGAADPFQLFRIMFEVLRGGGFDPAANVAFMLDQCHNLEPKIPGQIRSVMNVQEATAKALLVDRDALAAAQAEGDVLGANAVFMDAYNTDVRPLLAELRDEMGLAPDPMAAYAKSGYFEKIAAERVGGTQAGWGA